The genomic window GTACCGCTGATGTTGAGCGTGGCGTCGTTGGCATTCCGCACCGTCTCCTCCGGCCGCACGCCGTCCTCGACGTTGTCGCACCGCAAGTTGTGGATGTCGATCGACCCCTTGCCGATGTAGCGGAGGCAGGCGCCGTTGTAGCGGGCATGTGCCTCCTCCCACGTGACCCCGTCCGCCAGCTGGCCTTGCGCGTCGCCACCGATGACGCAATCACCTACGGCCGGGGACCTCGTGCCGATCGCGAAGACGCTTTCGTTCCCGGCCAGTAGGTACGGATAGGCGACAGACGTGACCTTGTCGAGGGTGTACGCCACGTCGGGCCGCGGCGCTGCCTGTTTCCATTGGTGCGTCAAGTTCGTCCCCGCGGGAAGCGGCGTCGCCTGAGCCTTCCGTGCGCAGTTGTCAGTTGGATCGCCAGGGGATTGTGAGGAGTTGCCGGTCGCGGGCCGTAATGTCGTCGGGGTCGCCACGAGGGGGGCGCGTTTGGGTCTGGTCGATCCTCCGGGAGTCCCGCTCCGCCCCAGAAGCACCGCCATCAGCACGAAGCCCGCGACCGCGACGGTTGCAGCGGCCACGACACGACGGCGATTCGAGCCGGAGGAGGTGCCCGCCGTGGTCACTCGCGTACGCGCTCAACTCTCCGGAAGCGAGAGCTGCACCCCGTCGGATGCACTGCCAACAGCTCGGTCCGCGAACGGCGATCGCTTGTCGGCAACCGTGTAGAGCGCAGCGACGATGCCCAGCAGGACCCAGAGGTGACGGTAGTGCAGCACTTCGTGGGTGCCTGCGGTCACGGCCATGGCCACGAGCGCGCCGATGAGCGGCGCGGTTTCCGGGATGACGAGCCTGACCTCGTTCGACAGACGCCGCGGGTCGATGCTGGCGGCACGCACTGCGACCGCGCCGATGAGCAGCAGCAGCGCGACCTCTCCGAGGGCGCCCCGCTCGACCAGGGTGGCCAGGTAGTCGTCGTGGGCCGTCTTGACCGTCGCCGCTGCGTCGGCGCCCAATGTGAGGATGGTGGTGCCCGGCCCGCGGCCCAACAGGCTGCCGGTCAGGAAGAGCTGGAACTCCGACTTGAAGAGCGACTGTCGTTTGGTGGCGCTACGGGAGCTGCGGGCCACCGAATAGCGCAGCAGAGAGTTCTGAGAGTGTTGCACGTTGGGCGCGAACCGCTGCTTGAGGAGGAGGCCTCCGGCGCCCCCGACCACCAGGACCATCAGCACGACGGCGAGGGCGACGACGGAGTCGGCACGCCGGCGGATCACGACGAAGCCCGCCGCCAGCCCCGCCAAGGGAAGGCCCAACAGCGCGGCATTGGAACCCGTCAGCACCAACGCGCCGAAGATCATCAGGCCCGCGCCGACGCGGAGCCTGCGGTTCGTCGGACAGCGCGCCGCGATCAGGATGAACAGCGAGATGAAGAAGTAGTTGGCGGCCATGTTCGGGTTGTCGAAGTTGAGCTCGGCGCGCCCGCCCGTCGTGGGGTTGATCCCCGCCAGCGCGCGGTGGTGGGTGGCGACGGCGCCGAGCAGGAGGGTGGCCCACCCGACCGCGCTCCAGGCCCACGTGCGCAAGATCACCGACAGCCCCGCCGGCGTCCGACACGCGTTCACCACCGCCGCACACCACGCGAGGAGGAAGACATCCTGGCCCACGGCCAGAGCGCCCGCGCTCGGCGAGATGCTGAACATCGCAGCCACGCACCCGGTGATGACCAACCCGCCCACCGGCACCACGTAGGGCACGCGCAGGCGCTCCCGCGTGGCGCTCGCCCACAGCAGCGTGACCACCAGGGCCGCGGCCATGACGACGTCGGCGGGTGCCATGTGCCCCGGTCCCTTGGGACGCAGGAGGGGCAGGAGGGCGACGCCTGCTGCGACCGTGCCGACCATGAGGCGATCGCGTCGGTGCACGAAGCCCGCAGGCGAGTGGAACACCCGACGGTCGGGCGCCAGGACGCTCATGGACGGCTCGCGGTGCTGAAGGAGGCGCGTCGGTTCGCCGTTGTCGCAGCTGCCAGTCGTCGTGCGCCGGAGGCCATACGGGCCACGGTAACAACGCCACACATCGTGGCAAGGACGGGCCCCACCGTACCCGGAGCTACGGAATCGGCCGTATGTTCGCCGCAGTCTCGGCGGCCGGGCGCGGGGCGACGGACGGTGTTCTAGTCGTCCGAGGACGGGATCGCCTGGCCGCGTCCCAACTCGGTGAAGCGTTCGTTGAGCGCACCCACGATCAGATCGCGGTCGTGGGTGGTGGGCAGCAGCGCGCCATAGAGGTACGCCTCCACTTCGAGTGGCGTGCGCCTCCCACCCAACTCGAAGTACCGGAGCCACAAGTCGCCGTGGGAGAGGCGGGCCTCCCGGCGCGACTGATCGAGCACGTCAGGACTCTCGCGCATCGCTCGCTCTCATCCGCTCGACCCGTGAACGTCGAGCGCTAGAACGGACCCTCACTGTTGAAGGCGGGGTCGATTTTACAAATTCTGCGCCCCGCCCGTCTAGACGTCCGCTCGAAATCCCGCGAGTTTCGTCACTGTGGGCTAGACACGCGTCACAGGCCGGGAAGGGGGACCCATGCCAATCGCCCGTCGCGTCGTCATGGCGATCGCAGCTGCGGTCGTCGTCGCGCCCGCGTCCGCGGGAGCCTTCAGCAACGGCTGGTCGCCCGCCCGCGACCACGCGCGCGCGCGCGACGCCGCGTTCCACGCGCTCCTTCGCGCCAACGCCGCCCCCCGCGCCGCAGCCGCGCCACTCCCGTCGACACCGGCCGAGCCTGGCACCGCGAGCACCGTCGCGTCCTTCCAGACCGTCACGAGCGTCGGCCGCATCGCCCGGGACACGTCGCCGCCGCAGGCCGGTTCCGAGCCCGACACGCAGATCGAGCCCGACATCGCGGTCAGCCCGCTCGACCCCCGCGTGGTCGTCGCCACGTTCCAGCAGGGCCGCTTCGCAGACGGCGGCTCGGTCGACCCCGGCTTCGCCACCTCGCACGACGGAGGCGTCACCTGGCGCCACGGCAACCTCCCCCACCTCACCACTGCGGTGGGCGGCCGGTGGGGCCGGGCTTCCGACCCCGTCGTGGCGTTCGCCGCGGGTGGCAGGGTCTACATCCAGACGCTCGTCCTCAACGCCGGCAGCTGCGACAACGGAGTGGCCGTACAACGTTCCGACGACGGCGGCTTCACGTGGACCGACCCCTTCATCGTGCAGGAGGACGGGTGCGAGGGGTTCAACGACAAGAACTGGATGACGGTGGACACGTCGCCCATGAGCCCCCACCGCGGCCGCGTCTACTCGGTGTGGGACCGCAGCACCGCCAAAGGCGCGCCGCAGCTGCTCCGCTGGTCCGACGACGGCGGCGCGCACTGGGGGCCACTCGTCCACGTGACCGACGGGCACGCCGACACCATCGGCGCCCAACCGGTCGTGCAGCCCAATGGTGACCTCACCAACGTGTACTACCGGCTCGCGGCCGACGGCATCCGGCTCGTGGCCAAGACGTCGCACGACGGCGGGGCCACCTTCACCGACCACGTGCTCATCGACCACGCCACGCCGAGCGAGCCGGCGGACATGCGAACCGGCGGCCTGCCGTCGGTCACCGTCGACCCCCTGACCGGCCACCTCTTCGCGGTGTGGCAGGACGTGCGCTTCCGCACCGACGGGCTCAACGACGTCGTCATCACCCGCTCCGTCAACGGAGGGCGGTCATGGTTGTTCCTGGGCCGCGTCAACGCTGAGTCGGCACTCCAGCTTCGCGACAACTTCACGCCCGACGTGGCGGCGCGTGGCGGGCGGGTGTTCGTCACCTACCGCACCCGCTCCAACCGGGACGGCCCGTCGCTGTTCGTGGACGAGCGCTTCGTCCCCTCGCCCGACGACGGCCGGAGCTTCAACGGGGAGCTGGTGCTCGGGCCCGCCGCCGACCTGCGCTACGCCGCCCGGTCGCGCGGATACTTCCTGGGCGATTACATGGGCGTCGCGGCCGGGTCCGACGGCTCGGTCCACGCCGTCTGGTGCCTTTCGGCGGCGCCTCCCGTGCCCGAGCGCTACTTCCAGACCGCCTGGTCGGCGACGATCCGGCGTTGACCCGACCTCCGCCGGCAGGGCGCTGAACCACTACGGTTCGCGCATGCCCGTCCCCCAGCAACGCGATCTCGAGGTCGCCCGCGGCGCGCTCTCGAGATGGCTCGCCGACCGGCTCGGCGCCCGCGACGTGACGTTGTCCGACATCACCGGGCCCGCGTTCACCGGGTTCTCGAACGAGACGCTGCTGTTCGACGCCGAGTGGATCGCGGAGGGCGAGCGGCACCGGCAGGGCATGGTGGCGCGCGTCAAGCCCACCGCCTACACGATCTTCCTCGAGTCGGTGTTCGAGGAGCAGTACCGGGTGATGGAGGCCCTGGGCCGCCAGAGCGACGTGCTCGTGCCGCCGGTCGTCGGCTACGAGAGCGACGAGTCGGTGCTCGGCGCGCCGTTCTTCGTGATGCAGAAGATCGACGGCCGCATCCCCGAGGACAACCCGCCGTACCACACGGAAGGTTGGGTGACCGGGATCGCGCCCGACGACCGCAGGGCGATGTGGTGGAGCGGGATCGAACAGATGGCGCGGATCCACCATGTCGACTGGCGCGCGCTCGGCCTCGACTTCCTCGATGACGCGACGCGCGGGCAGCCCGGCATCGAGCAGCAGCTCGACTACTACGGCGAGTACCTCGAGTGGGCGGCCGAGGGGCGTCCGCAGCCGGTCACCGAAGCGGCCTTCGAGTGGTTGCGGGCCAACCGGCCGCACCCCGACGGGCCGGCCGGGCTGTGCTGGGGCGACTCGCGCATCGGCAACATGATCTTCGACGGCCACCGGTGCGTGGCCGTGCTGGACTGGGAGATGGTCACCCTCGGACCATGGGAGCAGGACCTGGCCTGGTGGCTCTTCCTCGACCGGCACCACAGCGAGGGCGTCGGCGTCGATCGCCTCGAGGGCTTTCCGAGCCACACCGACACGGTCGCCCGCTACGAGCAGCTGATGGGGCGGCCGGCGGAGCACCTCGACTACTACGGGGTGTTCGCCGGCTTCCGCTTCGCGGTGGTCATGATCCGCGTCATCGCGATGGCTGTTGCCTTCGAGCTGCTCCCGCCCGACACCGACATGGGCACGAACAACATCGTCACGACGCTGCTGGCCCGGCAGCTGGGGCTGCCCAGCTCGGTCGGAGGCTGAGGCGCCTCATTCGCGTACGGCTTCGGGCATGACCCGATCGGGAAGGGCGCCCCGCAGCGCTTCGGCCCCGAACAACGGCTCCGTGAACGGCGTGTAGTCCGGGCCCCGCCGCAGGGTCATCCCGCCGTCGACGCCGATCACCTGGCCGGTGACCCACGTCGACTCGGGCCCGGCGAGATAGCGCACCGCGGCGGCGACGTCGTCGACCGTGCCGACCCGGCTCACCGGCGTCTGCGCGAGGTAGTCGTCGAGCACCGGTCCGCCGGCGGTGATCCCCGCCACCATGTCGGTGTCGATCAGCCCGGGCCGCACGCAGTTCACGCGGACCTTCGACGGCCCCAGCTCGTCGGCCGCGACGCGCACGAGCATCTCGATGCCGGCCTTCCCGACGCAGTAAGCGCCGAGGTAGCGATGGGTCAGCGCGGCGGCGATCGACGAGACACCGATGAACGCGCCGCCGCCGCTGCGCACCATCACCGGCGCGGCGTGCTTCAGGGTGAGGAAGGTGCCCGTGACGTTGAGGTCGACGGTGCGGCGAAAGGCGTCCACGTCGGCGAGGACGAGCGGCCCGAGGTGCTCGGACCCTCCCGCGCACGCCACCGCCACGTTCAGCGCGCCCAGGGGCTCGGCCGCCGCGGCCACGGCCGTCTGCACCTGCTCCTCGTCGGTGACATCGCACACGCGCCAGCGCAGCGTCGTGCCGTCGGCGGCCGCTCGGAGGCGCGCCTCGGTGCGTCCGCAGATGGTGACCGTGGCACCGTCCGCAGCCAACCGACGCGCCGACGCCAGGCCGATGCCGCTGCCGCCGCCGGTGACGAGCGCGCTGTAGCCGTCGAGCGCGTTCACGACTTGGTGTCGTTCATTAGAATCCGTTCTAATCCGGTGGCGGCGGACCCCGCAATGAGACTGCCGCAAATGAGGAGGCGCTCGTGAAGCTCGGCATGCACATCGGGTACTGGGGCGCGGCGCCCCCGCCGTGGGCCCCCGGCGCCATCGCCGAAGCGGAGCGGCTCGGGTTCGACTCGATCTGGACGGCCGAGTCCTGGGGTTCCGACGCGCTGACGCCACTCGCGTGGTGGGGCTCGGCCTCGACCCGGCTGCGCCTCGGCACCAACCTCGCACAGCTCTCGGCGCGCACGCCGACGGCCACCGCGATGGCGGCGCTCACGATGGACCACCTGAGCAACGGCCGCTTCGTGCTCGGACTCGGCGTCTCCGGACCTCAAGTCGTCGAGGGATGGTACGGACAACCCTTTCCGAAGCCGCTGGCGCGCACGCGTGAGTACGTGTCGATCATCCGTCAGGTGCTCGCGCGTGAGGACCGCGTCACCAGCCCGGGGCCCCACTACCCGCTCCCCCATCCCGGCGGCCTCGGCCTCGGGAAGCCGTTGAAGCCCATCACCCATCCGCTGCGCGCCGACGTGCCGATCATCCTCGGCGCCGAGGGGCCGAAGAACGTCGCGCTCGCCGCCGAGATCGCCGACGGGTGGTTCCCGCTCTTCTTCTCGGCTCGGCACGAGCACCTCTACGCCGACTCGTTGCAGGAAGGCTTTCACCGCCCCGGCGCCCGCCGCTCGGCCGCCGACTTCGAGGTGCTGCCGACCGTCACCGTCGTCATCGACGACGACGTCGAGGCCGCGGCCGACTCGCTGCGCCCCGTGCTCGCCCTCTACGTGGGCGGGATGGGTGCGCGCGACATGAACTTCCACTTCGACGTGTTCTGCCGGCTCGGCTACGAGGGCGAGGCCCACAAGATCCAGCAGCTGTACCTGGAGGGCCGCAAGGACGAAGCCGCGGCCGCCGTGCCCACGAGCATGGTGGAGGAGATGAACCTCATCGGCCCCCGGGACAAGATCCGCGACGAGCTGGAGGTCTGGAAGGCCTCGATGGTCACGACCATGCTCATCGGGGGCGGCAACCTCGACACCATGCGAACCATGGCCGAGCTGGTGCTGTGAGCGCGGCGGCGCCGGCCGGGCGGGCGACACGTCGGCACTCGCGCCTGCCGCGATCCGCTTGAAGGTCCTCGTCACCGGCGGGACGGGGTTCGTCGGGAGTCACACCGTCGCCGCCCTCGTCGGACGAGGCCACGACGTGCGCGTGCTCGTGCGCGACCCGGCGCGGGTCGAGCACGCGCTCGGGCCGCTCGGCGTGGCGGGCGCCGTCGATGCGGTGGTCGGCGACGTCACCGACGCGCCGATGGTCGAACGCGCCCTCGACGGCTGCGAAGGCGTCCTGCACGCGGCCGCGGTCTTCACCCTCGACCGGCGGCGTGACGACGAGATCGCCGCAACCAACGTGCGCGCCACCGAGTTGGTGCTCGGGAGTGCCCGGCGCCTCGGGCTCGACCCGATCGTGCACGTGTCGAGCGTGTCCGCGCTGCTGCCACCCGCGGGCCCGGTGCTGGGCCCCGACGACGAGCCCGGTCACCCCACCGGCCTCTACGCGCGCTCCAAAGCCGATGCCGAGCGGGTGGCGCGGGCCATGCAGGCGGACGGCGCTCCGGTCGTCACAACCTACCCGGGCGCGGTGTGGGGGCCCGACGACCCCACCCGGGGCGACCAGGTGCGGATCGTGGTCGACTTCCTGAAGTCCGGGGTCATCCCGGTGACGACCGGAGGGATGCCGGTCGTCGACGCACGCGACCTGGGCGCGGTGCACGCGGCCTGCTTCGAACGCGGGCGGGGCGCCCGCCGCTACATGGCGGGGGGCGAGCTCGTGACCCTGCCGCGCCTGGTCGAGATCCTGCGCACACTCACGGGTCGTCGCCTACTGAGCGTGCCGGTCCCCGCGCCCACGATGCGCGCCATCGGCGCGTTGAGCGACCTCGTCCAGCGCATCGCGCCCATCTCGTTGCCTCTCACCCACGAGGCCATGGTCACGTTGACGGGCGGCGTCCCGTGCGACAACCGGCGCACCACCGACGAGCTCGGGGTCGCGTTCCGGCCGGTCGAGGAGACGGTCGCCGACACCCTAGGATGGCTGCGCGAGACGGGTGGGCTGACCGCACGTCATGTCGGGCGTCTCGGCCGCTGAGTCGAAGACACGCCGACTCGAAGACACGCCGACTCGAAGAGAAATGGCCGCCGACTCCCTCCCTCCCGATCCCCACCGGGGGCAACCGTTCCGCCTGCGGCTGCGTCGCGAGGTGCGGCGGGCCGAGCTCGCGCTGCTCGCCCTGGGTGTCGTTGCGGCCGGCTTCCTCGCCCTCCATCTCGCGGAGCGCGGCAACGAGGTGTCGCTCACCGCGCGCACCACGCCCGCCTCGCCCACGACCCAGCCGGGGCCGGCCCACGCGGCGACGGCACGCGCACCGTCCGAGGTCACCGAGCGCGGCCCGTCGCCGGCCCCGCCGACCACGGCGACCGCATCGCCGCCGACCACGACGACGCAAGACGCGCGGCGCGCCGTGGGCGCCGAAACTGCGACCACCGCGCCCACGGTGGACGATGCGGACGGAGATCCGGCGAGCACCACGACGACGAGCACGACCTCGAGCACGACGACGACGACCACCACCACCACGACGACGACGATCGAACCGCCACCACCGTGACGGCCGCGCTCAGCTGACCCGAGAGCCTCCGCCGTCGGCCCAGATGGTGGCGCCGTTGACGTAGGCGGCGCGACCGCCCGCAAGGAAGATGCAGGTGTTGGCGATCTCCTCGGGCGTGCCGATGCGCCGCAGCGGGTTGGCGCGCTCGAAGCGCATCTTCGTCTTCTCGTCGTTCGAGAAGATGACGGCGTCGAGCGCCTCGGTCTGGATCGTGCCCAGTGCGATGCAGTTAACGCGCACCTTGGGGCCCCACTCGACCGCGAGCGATCGGGTGAAGTGGTTGAGCCCGGCCTTGGCCGCGCCGTACGCGACGAGCCCGGGCGACGCGGTCACCGACGCCATGCTCGAGATGTTCACGATCGCCCCACCCGAGTCCTGCTCCTGCATCACCGCGTTGGCCCGCTGGCTGAACCACAGCGGGCCGACGAGGTTGATGGCGATCACCGACGCGTGGAAGCGGGGTGAGGTGGGCCCGGTGGGTGCCACCGGGGAGCCACCGGCATTGTTGACGAGGACGTCGAGGCGACCGAACGCGTCGAGCGTCCGACCGACGACGTCGTCGATCTGCTCGAGGTTGCGGACGTCGCACGGCACGTGGATGACCCGCCCCTCCGCGCCCTCCACGCCCTCGGCCGCCGGCGGTTCGTCGTACTCGCCGCGCGAGCAGGTGGTCACCCTGGCCCCCTCCTCCAGGAAGCGCCGCGCGATCACCTTGCCGACGCCGCGGTTGCCGCCGGTGACGATCACGACCCTGCCGTCCATCTCGTCACCCATGACACCGCCCATGTCGCCACTCACCTCCGGTGAACCACTCACAACCGGTCGGCGATCGCCAGCGCGTGGTCGTCGACCGAGCCGAATGCGGCGTCGAGCACCCACGCCCGCTTCAGGTAGAGGTGGGCGTCGACTTCCCACGTGAAGCCCATGCCGCCGTGCACCTGCACGCACGCCTTGCCGTTCTGACGGGCGGCCTCGCCCGCCATGAGCTTGGCCGTGGCGACGGCGCGCGCCGCGTCGCCGACGAGCGCGTCGTCGAGCGTGACGCCTGCGGCGTAGACCGCGGCGCGCGCCACCTCGGCCCGCACGACCATGTCGGCCAGCAGGTGCTTCACGGCCTGGAACGAGCCGATCGGACGGTCGAACTGCTGGCGCTCCTTGGCGTACGCGACGGCAAGGTCGGTCGTGGCCTCTGCGAAGCCCAGCATCTGCGCCGCCACGAGCGCGGCCCCCGCGCGTCGCCAGCGGGCAGCCTCCTCCGCGTCCGCCAGCGGCGCGCCGCGCGGCAGGCCGTCGACGCGGTGCACCGGCGTCAGAGGGTCGAGGGGGTCGGCGATCGGCTCCGCGTCGAACGTCGACGGCTCGATCGCCCACAGCCCCGCGTCGTCGATCGCGACGACGATGTCGAGCGCGTCGAGGTGCCCGATCACAACCTCGCGTTCCCGTTCGACCACACCGACCACCGCCGCGTCGACCAGCCCCGCGGCCAGGTGGGTTCCCGCGAGGGGCCCGGGCACGAGCGCGCGGCCCAGCTCCTCGAACACGAGGACGGCCTCGGCATGGCCCAACCCGACGCCACCGTCGCGCTCGGGCAGGCGCAGCGAGAACACTCCCGCCTCGGCCAGCTCACCCCAGAGCGCGCGGTCGACACCACCGGCGTCGACGAGCGCGCGCACGCGCGCCATCGGGAAGCGCCCCTCACAGAGCTTGCGCACACCCTCCTGCAGCGCCTGCTGGTCGGCGCTGAGCTCGAAGTCCATGCGTTCAGCGCTCCTCGGGCAACGCACACCACCGCGGAGTGACACGACCCCGTCGCGACATGACGCCGAAGACTACGCACCGAGAGCAGACCCCGCGTCGAGCAGGCGCAGGGTCTTGCGCCGCTACAGCGACGGCAGCGGCTGGGGGCGATCCAGCAGCTGAGCGAACGGGTCACCGACGGAGGCGACGCGTTCCAGCACGGTGTCGACGGTCCAGCGGTCGGGGCGCAGCTCGGGGTCGTCGAGCTCGTCCCACTCGAGCGGCACCGAGACCGGTGCGCCGGAGGCGGGCCGGGCGCTGTACGGCGCGACGAGCGTCTTGTTGATGGCGTTCTGCGTGTAGTCGAGGCGGGCCAGGCCGCCACGCTCCTTCTTGACCCATGCCCAGCTGACGAGATCGGGCACGGTCGCCCCCACCGCGCGTGACACCGTCTCGACCCATGCCCTCGTCTCGCCGAAGGTGTAGTGGTCGACGACAGGCACCCAGATCTGGACGCCGCGCTGACCGGTCACCTTCGGCAGCCCGCGCACGCCGAGGTGCTCGAGCGCCGTCCGGAAGAGGCGCGCCAGCGCCAACACCTCGTCGAAGGTGGTGTCGAGGCCCGGGTCGATGTCGATGAACGCCCAGGTGGGTCGACGGACGTCGCCGATGCGCGACGTCCACGGATGGAGCTCGACCGCGCCGTAGTTGGCCATCCACGCCAGCGCCGCGGGACTGTCGACGATCGCGTACCACTCGGTCTCGCCTGGGTCAGCGTCGGGGTTGCGCCACCGCTGAAGCCAGTCCGGCGCGTGGCTGGGCACCTCCTTGTGCCAGAAGCCGGGACGGTCGACGCCGTTCGGGTAGCGGTGCAGGTTCACGGGCCGGTCGACCAGGTACGGCAGCATCACGGGTGCGATCCGCGCGTGGTAGCGGACGAGGTCGCGCTTGGTCACGGGCGACCGGTCGTCGCGGCCCGGGAACAGCACCTTGTCGAGGTTGGTGAGCGACAGCTCGTGCCCCTGCAGGTCCCAGACGCCGTGTGTGCCCAGCGCGTCCAGCGCCGCGAGCTCGGCGTCGGTGACCGGTTGCCAACGCACGGCGAGCTTGGCGTCCGCGGCCGGCAGGTCGCTCCGCCACAGCGCGTCGGGCGCGGCCGCGACCTCGTCGTTCGTGCGGCCCGTCTTCACCGAGCGCGGATGGTCCTCCGGGCTCCAGCCGGCCACCGCGTGCTCGTCGCGCTTGTGCAGCAGCAGCCATTGCTCCTTGCCCGAGCCCGCTCTGTCGCGACGGATCAGCACGAGCCGTCCGGCCAGCTTCTCGCCCTGCAGATCGAGGTGGAGCTCGCCGGCCGCGATCGCCGCGGCCGGGTCCGTCGTGTTCGACGGCTCCCACGTACCCCAGTCCCACACGATCACGTCGCCGCCGCCGTACTCGCCCCTGGGTATCACGCCCTCGAAGTCGAAGTACTCGATCGGATGGTCCTCGACGTGGACCGCGAGCAGGCGGGCGGACGGGTCGAGCGTCGGGCCCT from Actinomycetota bacterium includes these protein-coding regions:
- a CDS encoding LLM class F420-dependent oxidoreductase → MKLGMHIGYWGAAPPPWAPGAIAEAERLGFDSIWTAESWGSDALTPLAWWGSASTRLRLGTNLAQLSARTPTATAMAALTMDHLSNGRFVLGLGVSGPQVVEGWYGQPFPKPLARTREYVSIIRQVLAREDRVTSPGPHYPLPHPGGLGLGKPLKPITHPLRADVPIILGAEGPKNVALAAEIADGWFPLFFSARHEHLYADSLQEGFHRPGARRSAADFEVLPTVTVVIDDDVEAAADSLRPVLALYVGGMGARDMNFHFDVFCRLGYEGEAHKIQQLYLEGRKDEAAAAVPTSMVEEMNLIGPRDKIRDELEVWKASMVTTMLIGGGNLDTMRTMAELVL
- a CDS encoding ATP-dependent DNA ligase, giving the protein MAPAKKQPAKKQPAKKQTAKNQTAKSRASESEPSKLAAYRAKRDFGQTPEPGGGSEAPDLGPNGRRFVVQRHRARRLHYDFRLEVDGVLASWAVPKGPTLDPSARLLAVHVEDHPIEYFDFEGVIPRGEYGGGDVIVWDWGTWEPSNTTDPAAAIAAGELHLDLQGEKLAGRLVLIRRDRAGSGKEQWLLLHKRDEHAVAGWSPEDHPRSVKTGRTNDEVAAAPDALWRSDLPAADAKLAVRWQPVTDAELAALDALGTHGVWDLQGHELSLTNLDKVLFPGRDDRSPVTKRDLVRYHARIAPVMLPYLVDRPVNLHRYPNGVDRPGFWHKEVPSHAPDWLQRWRNPDADPGETEWYAIVDSPAALAWMANYGAVELHPWTSRIGDVRRPTWAFIDIDPGLDTTFDEVLALARLFRTALEHLGVRGLPKVTGQRGVQIWVPVVDHYTFGETRAWVETVSRAVGATVPDLVSWAWVKKERGGLARLDYTQNAINKTLVAPYSARPASGAPVSVPLEWDELDDPELRPDRWTVDTVLERVASVGDPFAQLLDRPQPLPSL
- a CDS encoding acyl-CoA dehydrogenase, producing the protein MDFELSADQQALQEGVRKLCEGRFPMARVRALVDAGGVDRALWGELAEAGVFSLRLPERDGGVGLGHAEAVLVFEELGRALVPGPLAGTHLAAGLVDAAVVGVVEREREVVIGHLDALDIVVAIDDAGLWAIEPSTFDAEPIADPLDPLTPVHRVDGLPRGAPLADAEEAARWRRAGAALVAAQMLGFAEATTDLAVAYAKERQQFDRPIGSFQAVKHLLADMVVRAEVARAAVYAAGVTLDDALVGDAARAVATAKLMAGEAARQNGKACVQVHGGMGFTWEVDAHLYLKRAWVLDAAFGSVDDHALAIADRL
- a CDS encoding NAD-dependent epimerase/dehydratase family protein encodes the protein MKVLVTGGTGFVGSHTVAALVGRGHDVRVLVRDPARVEHALGPLGVAGAVDAVVGDVTDAPMVERALDGCEGVLHAAAVFTLDRRRDDEIAATNVRATELVLGSARRLGLDPIVHVSSVSALLPPAGPVLGPDDEPGHPTGLYARSKADAERVARAMQADGAPVVTTYPGAVWGPDDPTRGDQVRIVVDFLKSGVIPVTTGGMPVVDARDLGAVHAACFERGRGARRYMAGGELVTLPRLVEILRTLTGRRLLSVPVPAPTMRAIGALSDLVQRIAPISLPLTHEAMVTLTGGVPCDNRRTTDELGVAFRPVEETVADTLGWLRETGGLTARHVGRLGR
- a CDS encoding SDR family oxidoreductase, which produces MGDEMDGRVVIVTGGNRGVGKVIARRFLEEGARVTTCSRGEYDEPPAAEGVEGAEGRVIHVPCDVRNLEQIDDVVGRTLDAFGRLDVLVNNAGGSPVAPTGPTSPRFHASVIAINLVGPLWFSQRANAVMQEQDSGGAIVNISSMASVTASPGLVAYGAAKAGLNHFTRSLAVEWGPKVRVNCIALGTIQTEALDAVIFSNDEKTKMRFERANPLRRIGTPEEIANTCIFLAGGRAAYVNGATIWADGGGSRVS
- a CDS encoding exo-alpha-sialidase, giving the protein MPIARRVVMAIAAAVVVAPASAGAFSNGWSPARDHARARDAAFHALLRANAAPRAAAAPLPSTPAEPGTASTVASFQTVTSVGRIARDTSPPQAGSEPDTQIEPDIAVSPLDPRVVVATFQQGRFADGGSVDPGFATSHDGGVTWRHGNLPHLTTAVGGRWGRASDPVVAFAAGGRVYIQTLVLNAGSCDNGVAVQRSDDGGFTWTDPFIVQEDGCEGFNDKNWMTVDTSPMSPHRGRVYSVWDRSTAKGAPQLLRWSDDGGAHWGPLVHVTDGHADTIGAQPVVQPNGDLTNVYYRLAADGIRLVAKTSHDGGATFTDHVLIDHATPSEPADMRTGGLPSVTVDPLTGHLFAVWQDVRFRTDGLNDVVITRSVNGGRSWLFLGRVNAESALQLRDNFTPDVAARGGRVFVTYRTRSNRDGPSLFVDERFVPSPDDGRSFNGELVLGPAADLRYAARSRGYFLGDYMGVAAGSDGSVHAVWCLSAAPPVPERYFQTAWSATIRR
- a CDS encoding SDR family oxidoreductase: MNALDGYSALVTGGGSGIGLASARRLAADGATVTICGRTEARLRAAADGTTLRWRVCDVTDEEQVQTAVAAAAEPLGALNVAVACAGGSEHLGPLVLADVDAFRRTVDLNVTGTFLTLKHAAPVMVRSGGGAFIGVSSIAAALTHRYLGAYCVGKAGIEMLVRVAADELGPSKVRVNCVRPGLIDTDMVAGITAGGPVLDDYLAQTPVSRVGTVDDVAAAVRYLAGPESTWVTGQVIGVDGGMTLRRGPDYTPFTEPLFGAEALRGALPDRVMPEAVRE
- a CDS encoding phosphotransferase family protein, whose protein sequence is MPVPQQRDLEVARGALSRWLADRLGARDVTLSDITGPAFTGFSNETLLFDAEWIAEGERHRQGMVARVKPTAYTIFLESVFEEQYRVMEALGRQSDVLVPPVVGYESDESVLGAPFFVMQKIDGRIPEDNPPYHTEGWVTGIAPDDRRAMWWSGIEQMARIHHVDWRALGLDFLDDATRGQPGIEQQLDYYGEYLEWAAEGRPQPVTEAAFEWLRANRPHPDGPAGLCWGDSRIGNMIFDGHRCVAVLDWEMVTLGPWEQDLAWWLFLDRHHSEGVGVDRLEGFPSHTDTVARYEQLMGRPAEHLDYYGVFAGFRFAVVMIRVIAMAVAFELLPPDTDMGTNNIVTTLLARQLGLPSSVGG